From the Synechococcus sp. HK01-R genome, one window contains:
- the secD gene encoding protein translocase subunit SecD: MARQQGWFALILALAIAAASVLASFPLQLGLDLRGGSQLTLEVQPGGEIKTVKPEQLEAVKAVLDRRVNGLGVSESTLQTIGDDQLVLQLPGEKTDPSRAAKVLGSTALLEFRAQKPGTEEDMRGLRELRAQTKAILAARQARAESAQPPQQNEDLDLEQLAKAQKALGLSGSAGSEQQQLEQLLEKVNQEIVARFEPAALTGKDLVTAGRQQQPNTPGWEVTLSFNREGGDAFAELTRSIAGTGRLLGIVLDGQPISEASVGEQFKAAGITGGAASITGNFSAEEARDLEVQLRGGSLPLPVKILEVRTIGPSLGAENVRRSLIAALSGLALVAVFMVVVYRLAGFVAVLALSLYALFNLAIYALLPVTLTLPGIAGFILSVGMAVDANVLIFERIKDELRRGNTLIRSIETGFSEAFSSIVDGHLTTLISCAALFFLGTGLVKGFAATLGIGVLLSLFTALTCTRTLLRFLMSYQGLRRISNFIPERQLPTSPV, encoded by the coding sequence ATGGCGCGTCAGCAGGGCTGGTTTGCCCTCATCCTCGCCCTAGCGATTGCGGCGGCATCGGTGCTTGCCAGCTTCCCTTTGCAGCTTGGTCTTGATTTACGCGGCGGCAGTCAGCTCACCCTCGAGGTGCAGCCCGGCGGTGAGATCAAAACCGTCAAGCCCGAGCAACTGGAGGCGGTGAAGGCGGTCCTCGACCGCCGGGTCAATGGATTGGGAGTCTCCGAGTCGACTCTTCAGACCATTGGTGACGATCAACTGGTTCTGCAGCTGCCTGGGGAGAAGACCGACCCCTCCCGGGCCGCCAAGGTGCTCGGCAGCACGGCCCTACTTGAATTCCGTGCCCAGAAGCCCGGCACAGAAGAGGACATGCGGGGTCTGCGCGAGCTTCGCGCTCAGACCAAGGCCATCCTTGCGGCGCGTCAGGCTCGAGCCGAATCGGCACAACCCCCCCAGCAAAACGAGGATCTCGATCTCGAACAGCTCGCGAAGGCCCAGAAGGCTCTTGGTCTCAGTGGCAGTGCCGGAAGTGAGCAGCAGCAACTCGAGCAGCTGCTGGAGAAGGTCAACCAGGAGATCGTGGCCCGTTTTGAGCCTGCAGCACTCACCGGCAAGGATCTTGTGACGGCAGGTCGTCAGCAGCAGCCCAATACCCCCGGCTGGGAAGTGACCCTTTCCTTTAATCGTGAGGGGGGAGATGCCTTTGCTGAACTCACCCGCTCCATCGCCGGGACAGGGCGTTTGCTTGGCATTGTCCTCGATGGTCAGCCGATCAGTGAGGCGAGCGTCGGTGAACAGTTCAAAGCGGCTGGCATCACCGGGGGGGCAGCCTCGATCACGGGCAATTTCAGCGCCGAAGAGGCGAGGGATCTTGAGGTGCAGCTGCGGGGGGGATCGCTGCCTCTTCCCGTGAAGATCCTTGAGGTGCGCACGATCGGTCCCAGCCTTGGGGCCGAGAACGTCAGGCGCAGCTTGATTGCTGCCCTTTCTGGGCTGGCGCTCGTGGCCGTCTTCATGGTGGTGGTTTACCGGTTGGCGGGCTTCGTTGCCGTGCTCGCTCTCAGCCTTTATGCGTTGTTCAACCTCGCGATCTACGCCCTTCTACCCGTCACATTGACCCTGCCAGGCATTGCTGGATTCATCCTCAGCGTTGGCATGGCGGTCGATGCCAATGTGCTGATTTTTGAGCGCATCAAGGATGAGTTGCGGCGGGGCAACACCCTGATCCGTTCCATCGAGACGGGCTTTTCCGAAGCCTTCTCCTCCATCGTCGATGGTCACCTCACCACCTTGATCAGTTGTGCGGCTCTGTTCTTCCTCGGCACCGGTCTCGTGAAAGGCTTTGCCGCCACCCTGGGAATCGGCGTCTTGCTCAGCCTGTTTACCGCCCTCACCTGCACCCGTACGCTCTTGCGCTTCCTGATGAGTTATCAGGGCCTGAGGCGTATCAGCAATTTCATTCCAGAGCGACAGCTCCCCACGTCTCCTGTCTGA
- a CDS encoding pyruvate dehydrogenase complex E1 component subunit beta, whose translation MAGTLLFNALREAIDEEMARDPHVCVMGEDVGQYGGSYKVTKDLYEKYGELRVLDTPIAENSFTGMAVGAAMTGLRPIVEGMNMGFLLLAFNQISNNMGMLRYTSGGNFTIPTVVRGPGGVGRQLGAEHSQRLEAYFHAVPGIKIVACSTPTNAKGLMKAAIRDNNPVLFFEHVLLYNLSEELPEGEYTCALDQADLVQEGTDVTILTYSRMRHHCLKAVEQLEADGISVELIDLISLKPFDMETIARSIRKTHRVIVVEECMKTGGIGAELIALITEQCFDDLDARPVRLSSQDIPTPYNGNLENLTIIQPHQIVEAAQQIVRVGI comes from the coding sequence GTGGCAGGGACGCTTCTTTTCAACGCACTCCGTGAAGCCATCGACGAGGAGATGGCTCGAGATCCCCATGTCTGCGTGATGGGAGAGGACGTCGGTCAGTACGGCGGTTCCTACAAGGTCACCAAGGATCTCTACGAGAAGTACGGCGAGCTGAGGGTGCTCGACACCCCGATTGCTGAAAACAGCTTCACCGGCATGGCCGTCGGAGCAGCGATGACGGGCCTTCGCCCCATCGTGGAAGGCATGAATATGGGCTTTCTGTTGCTCGCCTTCAATCAGATCTCAAACAACATGGGCATGCTCCGCTACACCAGCGGCGGCAACTTCACGATTCCTACGGTCGTGCGTGGCCCCGGTGGTGTAGGCCGCCAGCTCGGTGCCGAGCACAGCCAGCGACTTGAGGCCTACTTCCATGCCGTGCCCGGCATCAAGATCGTGGCCTGCAGTACGCCCACCAATGCCAAGGGGTTGATGAAGGCGGCGATCCGCGATAACAACCCTGTGCTCTTCTTCGAGCATGTGCTCCTCTACAACCTGAGTGAAGAGTTGCCAGAGGGTGAGTACACCTGTGCACTCGATCAGGCCGACCTGGTGCAAGAGGGGACTGACGTCACGATCCTCACTTACTCACGCATGCGTCACCACTGCCTCAAGGCTGTGGAACAGCTGGAAGCCGATGGCATCAGCGTGGAGTTGATCGATTTGATCAGCCTCAAACCCTTTGATATGGAAACGATCGCCCGCTCGATCCGTAAAACCCATCGGGTGATCGTGGTGGAGGAGTGCATGAAGACCGGCGGCATCGGTGCCGAACTGATCGCCCTGATCACCGAGCAGTGCTTCGATGATCTCGATGCTCGCCCTGTGCGTCTCTCCAGCCAGGACATCCCTACCCCCTACAACGGAAATCTCGAGAACCTCACGATCATTCAGCCCCATCAGATCGTTGAGGCGGCTCAGCAGATCGTTCGCGTGGGGATCTGA
- a CDS encoding DUF3082 domain-containing protein: protein MNSKNSGQPNEERRKGPLSFVSGSLTSLLLAWLSLGLSKRMVLYFAAHPPNYSSPIAQSIATALKTLLIGMCFLATFSFAFIGLGLFLVFLRSLFTGQEPDAA from the coding sequence ATGAACAGCAAGAACAGCGGTCAACCGAATGAGGAGAGGCGCAAGGGTCCCCTCAGCTTCGTCTCGGGTTCCCTCACAAGCCTGTTGCTCGCCTGGTTGAGCCTCGGCCTCAGCAAGCGCATGGTGCTCTATTTCGCAGCCCATCCTCCGAACTACAGCTCACCGATTGCCCAAAGCATTGCCACGGCGCTCAAAACCCTGTTGATCGGCATGTGTTTCCTGGCCACCTTCAGCTTTGCCTTCATCGGCTTGGGCTTGTTTCTGGTGTTTCTTCGCAGTCTCTTCACAGGCCAGGAGCCCGATGCTGCCTAG
- the ispE gene encoding 4-(cytidine 5'-diphospho)-2-C-methyl-D-erythritol kinase, with protein sequence MTATVRVSAPAKINLHLEVLGLRADGFHELAMVMQSIDLADELSCINTADGSLHLTCDCDDLSCGRDNLIVRAAELLRQRSGFGELGARLHLSKRIPIGAGLAGGSSDGAAALVALNTLWGLGHSQAELECMAADLGSDMPFCIAGGSQLCFGRGETLEPLVAGCHRFGVVLVKDPLVSVSTPWAYGECRRLRGATYLDDESAFEDRRQALRQAPWLQPHDDLRTPPLRNDLQEVVAPQTPAVPIALQLLADLPGQLRVAMSGSGPSCFALFPDRSAADLALEQHRDQFHDAGLEAWSCSFLGHGAKLAA encoded by the coding sequence ATGACGGCCACGGTTCGCGTCAGCGCCCCAGCCAAAATCAATCTGCACCTGGAGGTGCTTGGCCTCCGAGCCGATGGCTTTCATGAGCTGGCGATGGTGATGCAGAGCATCGATCTGGCCGATGAGCTCTCCTGCATCAACACCGCAGACGGCAGCTTGCATCTCACCTGTGATTGCGACGATCTGAGCTGCGGGCGCGACAATCTGATCGTGAGGGCTGCGGAATTGCTCCGCCAGCGCTCTGGCTTTGGTGAACTGGGCGCCAGGCTTCATCTCAGCAAGCGAATCCCGATCGGGGCAGGTCTGGCCGGCGGCTCCAGTGACGGTGCAGCCGCCCTGGTGGCGCTCAACACCCTTTGGGGCTTGGGCCACAGCCAGGCCGAGCTCGAGTGCATGGCGGCAGACCTGGGTTCCGATATGCCCTTCTGCATTGCCGGAGGCAGCCAGCTTTGCTTCGGCCGCGGTGAAACCCTGGAGCCTCTGGTGGCTGGTTGCCATCGTTTTGGGGTCGTGCTCGTCAAGGATCCCCTGGTCAGCGTCTCGACCCCTTGGGCTTACGGCGAATGTCGACGCCTGCGCGGGGCCACCTACCTCGACGACGAGTCGGCCTTTGAGGATCGCCGTCAGGCTTTGCGTCAGGCGCCCTGGCTGCAGCCCCATGACGACCTGCGGACTCCTCCATTGCGCAACGACCTGCAGGAGGTCGTCGCCCCCCAGACCCCTGCGGTGCCAATCGCTCTGCAGCTGCTCGCGGACCTCCCTGGACAGCTGCGGGTGGCCATGAGTGGTTCCGGCCCGAGCTGTTTCGCTCTGTTCCCCGATCGCAGCGCTGCGGATCTTGCCCTTGAACAGCATCGGGACCAGTTCCATGACGCAGGGCTGGAAGCCTGGAGTTGTTCCTTTCTGGGCCATGGGGCCAAGCTGGCGGCATGA
- the rsmA gene encoding 16S rRNA (adenine(1518)-N(6)/adenine(1519)-N(6))-dimethyltransferase RsmA has translation MSFSGHTTRKRFGQHWLTDERVLDQILSAADLQPEDRVLEVGPGRGALTERLLASPAARVHAIELDRDLVAGLQERFAGDSRFSLRQGDVLEGPLTLPDDAPATKVVANIPYNITGPLLERLIGRLDRPVDPPYQSLVLLVQKEVAERVRARPGASSFSALSVRMQLLASCQSVCAVPPRCFQPPPKVQSEVIRLDPLPINQRLEPELARTVERLLRMAFLARRKMLRNTLAGLCAPEQLQDLTASAGIQLQQRPQEIAPEAWVRFARGLNQAVIASTTS, from the coding sequence ATGAGCTTCTCCGGCCACACCACCCGCAAGCGCTTCGGACAGCACTGGCTCACCGATGAGCGCGTGTTGGATCAGATTCTCAGCGCTGCTGATCTCCAGCCCGAGGATCGTGTGCTGGAGGTTGGGCCCGGTCGGGGCGCCCTCACCGAGCGACTGCTGGCATCGCCAGCGGCCCGAGTTCATGCCATTGAGCTCGACCGTGATCTTGTGGCGGGCCTGCAGGAACGCTTCGCAGGTGATTCCCGTTTCTCTCTGAGGCAGGGAGATGTGCTGGAAGGGCCACTCACCCTTCCCGACGATGCACCAGCCACCAAGGTGGTGGCCAACATCCCTTACAACATCACTGGCCCTTTGCTGGAGCGCCTGATCGGACGCCTCGATCGGCCTGTTGATCCTCCCTATCAATCGTTGGTGCTGCTCGTGCAGAAGGAGGTGGCCGAACGGGTTCGCGCCCGCCCCGGTGCCAGCAGCTTCAGCGCCCTGAGCGTGCGGATGCAGCTGCTGGCCAGCTGCCAGTCCGTTTGTGCGGTGCCTCCCCGCTGTTTTCAGCCGCCGCCGAAGGTGCAGTCGGAGGTGATCCGCCTCGATCCTCTGCCGATCAACCAGCGCCTGGAGCCGGAGCTGGCCCGCACGGTTGAGCGCTTATTGCGTATGGCGTTTCTCGCTCGACGCAAGATGCTGCGCAACACTCTGGCTGGCCTCTGTGCACCTGAACAGCTTCAGGATCTGACTGCATCAGCGGGAATTCAGCTGCAGCAGCGCCCTCAGGAGATCGCACCCGAGGCCTGGGTCCGCTTCGCTAGGGGTTTGAATCAGGCCGTCATCGCCTCAACGACGTCATGA
- a CDS encoding YraN family protein, translated as MQPRQWLGGMLCLGSADPGVSVMGSRAVQPPDQGQWAERRALRLLRQQGWRCLAQRWRCRWGEIDLVMAKGAPPQGRLLAVEVKGRSSAGLDGWGLHAFGYRKRSCLGRALACWQVENPLWSSTGLEVVLALVPLPPSIKPVRWIRVAAFLHSEGWSQES; from the coding sequence ATGCAGCCTCGGCAATGGTTGGGGGGAATGCTTTGTCTCGGCAGTGCTGATCCAGGGGTGTCGGTCATGGGCTCAAGAGCGGTGCAGCCTCCGGATCAGGGCCAGTGGGCCGAACGCAGGGCGCTGCGCCTACTACGCCAGCAGGGCTGGCGCTGTTTGGCGCAGCGCTGGCGTTGCCGCTGGGGTGAGATCGATCTTGTGATGGCCAAGGGAGCGCCACCGCAGGGGCGGTTACTGGCGGTGGAGGTCAAGGGTCGGAGCTCAGCCGGTTTGGATGGATGGGGCCTGCATGCTTTCGGTTATCGCAAGCGCAGTTGCTTGGGCAGGGCGCTGGCCTGCTGGCAGGTCGAAAATCCCCTTTGGTCCAGCACGGGTCTAGAGGTGGTGCTGGCCTTGGTGCCCTTGCCCCCCAGTATCAAACCGGTGCGATGGATCCGGGTGGCTGCGTTCCTGCACAGTGAAGGATGGTCCCAGGAATCATGA
- a CDS encoding pentapeptide repeat-containing protein, with translation MRSRLLVLLIGLLLPLSLVLQPAPALAAMDYAKQVLIGADFSGREMQGVTFNLTNLREADLSGSDLQGASLFGAKLQDADLSNTNLRDATLDSAVLDGTNLSNAVLEDAFAFNTRFINVTISGADFTNVPLRGDVLKTLCAAAEGTNPVTGRNTRDTLGC, from the coding sequence ATGCGTTCACGCCTGCTTGTGCTTCTGATCGGCCTGCTGCTGCCCCTCTCCCTCGTGCTGCAGCCGGCACCAGCCCTGGCGGCCATGGACTACGCCAAGCAGGTGCTGATCGGCGCAGACTTCTCAGGACGGGAGATGCAGGGCGTCACCTTCAACCTCACCAACCTGCGCGAAGCCGATTTATCAGGCAGTGATCTACAGGGAGCCAGCTTGTTCGGCGCCAAGCTGCAGGATGCCGATCTCAGCAACACCAATCTTCGCGACGCCACCCTCGATTCCGCCGTGCTGGATGGCACCAACCTCAGCAATGCGGTCTTGGAGGACGCCTTCGCCTTCAACACTCGCTTCATCAACGTGACGATCAGTGGCGCTGACTTCACGAACGTGCCCCTGCGTGGCGATGTGCTCAAAACCCTCTGCGCAGCCGCTGAAGGCACCAATCCGGTGACCGGCCGCAACACCCGCGACACCCTCGGCTGCTGA
- a CDS encoding 23S rRNA (pseudouridine(1915)-N(3))-methyltransferase RlmH — MNPSRCRIIAVGKVRKGWVQEGVELYLKRLPGLTVVELKDSSREKEAEAIRAALRSDELPVMLMEQGDTLASVPFATRLDQFGNERLAFVIGGADGLTDELKAAARWQLSLSPMTFPHELARLLLLEQLYRAQAILQGSPYHRA; from the coding sequence TTGAATCCCTCCCGCTGCCGGATCATCGCCGTCGGCAAGGTGCGCAAGGGCTGGGTGCAGGAAGGGGTGGAGCTCTACCTCAAGCGACTCCCTGGGCTCACCGTGGTGGAACTCAAGGACAGCAGCAGAGAGAAGGAGGCGGAGGCGATCCGTGCCGCCCTGCGATCCGATGAACTCCCGGTGATGCTGATGGAGCAGGGTGACACCCTCGCCTCGGTGCCCTTCGCCACGCGACTCGACCAGTTCGGCAACGAACGCCTGGCCTTTGTGATTGGCGGCGCCGATGGGCTGACCGATGAGCTCAAAGCTGCCGCCCGCTGGCAACTGAGCCTCTCACCCATGACCTTCCCCCATGAATTGGCCCGGCTCCTGCTGCTCGAGCAGCTTTACCGAGCCCAGGCGATCCTGCAGGGGAGCCCCTATCACCGGGCTTGA
- a CDS encoding LexA family transcriptional regulator — MPVDRSSLQAAQPLRLQRHPLHLPLASERVAAGFPSPADDYVEVGIDLNEQLIRHPTSTFFLRVSGDSMTGAGIHDGDLLVVDRSLDPRPGRVVVAVLDGGFTLKRLARHRGQLRLEAANPDYPPLDLHRCGDVQIWGVAIHVIHPL, encoded by the coding sequence TTGCCGGTCGATCGCTCCTCTCTTCAAGCAGCACAGCCCCTGCGCCTCCAGCGCCATCCGCTCCACCTGCCCCTGGCTAGCGAACGGGTGGCCGCCGGCTTTCCCTCTCCCGCGGACGATTACGTGGAGGTGGGGATCGACCTGAATGAACAACTGATCCGCCATCCCACCAGCACCTTCTTTCTAAGAGTGAGCGGCGACTCCATGACCGGCGCCGGCATTCATGACGGCGATCTGCTTGTGGTGGACCGCAGCCTCGATCCCAGGCCGGGTCGGGTGGTGGTGGCGGTGCTTGATGGCGGTTTCACCCTCAAGCGACTGGCACGCCATCGCGGCCAGCTGCGCCTGGAGGCCGCTAATCCCGACTATCCGCCCCTCGACCTGCATCGCTGCGGCGATGTGCAGATCTGGGGAGTGGCGATCCATGTCATTCACCCGCTCTGA
- a CDS encoding Y-family DNA polymerase, translated as MPAVTALIDANNFYASCEQSLDPALIGRPVVVLSNNDGCIVARSAEARALGIAMGTPYFQAKRDLERHDVVVRSSNYALYADMSQRLMSLLEGEVEELEIYSIDEAFARLSRPADGDLLPWGRRLRALARRNLGLPIAIGLGSSKGQAKLANRLAKVEPAHAGLFDLVRCCDVDRWLETIAIEDVWGIGRKLAHWCRLRGVSNARQLRDMPSGELRAKAGVVGVRLQRELQGYSCLPLDLAPSAKQETCVSRSFSRPITSLEELCEAVATYVVRAAEKLRKQQQRAAALTVFTRTSPFVPGFYSQAASTRLDLPSNDTQTLLNAALPLVERIFQPHRQLAKAGVLMQHLQSSEQLQHHLLVPCSEAEQQRRDNLMNTIDRLNQRYGRGTVQWAACGLDPSWAMRRERLGRAATTRLSDVPVVRA; from the coding sequence ATGCCTGCTGTCACGGCCCTCATTGATGCCAACAATTTCTATGCCTCTTGCGAGCAGAGCCTTGATCCAGCCCTGATCGGCAGACCGGTGGTGGTGCTCTCCAACAACGACGGCTGCATCGTGGCCCGCAGCGCCGAAGCCCGAGCCCTAGGCATTGCCATGGGCACCCCCTATTTCCAAGCCAAGCGCGACCTGGAACGCCATGACGTGGTGGTGCGCAGCTCCAACTACGCCCTCTACGCCGATATGAGCCAGCGGCTGATGAGCCTGCTGGAAGGGGAGGTGGAGGAGCTGGAGATCTATTCAATCGACGAGGCCTTCGCCCGGCTCAGCCGACCGGCCGACGGCGATCTCCTGCCCTGGGGGAGACGCCTGCGCGCCCTGGCCCGACGCAACCTGGGCTTACCAATCGCCATTGGACTTGGCTCCAGCAAAGGGCAGGCCAAACTCGCCAACCGCTTGGCCAAGGTGGAACCGGCCCATGCCGGCCTGTTTGATCTAGTGCGCTGCTGTGATGTCGACCGATGGCTGGAAACAATCGCCATCGAAGACGTGTGGGGAATCGGCCGCAAGCTGGCCCACTGGTGCCGGCTGCGGGGCGTGAGCAATGCCCGCCAGCTGCGCGATATGCCCAGCGGTGAACTGCGGGCCAAAGCCGGCGTGGTGGGTGTGCGGCTGCAACGGGAACTGCAGGGCTACAGCTGCCTACCCCTTGATCTGGCCCCCTCCGCCAAGCAGGAGACCTGCGTAAGCCGCAGCTTCAGCCGACCCATCACCAGCCTGGAGGAACTGTGCGAAGCAGTGGCCACCTACGTGGTGCGCGCCGCCGAGAAACTACGCAAGCAACAGCAACGGGCAGCCGCCCTCACGGTGTTCACACGCACCAGTCCCTTCGTCCCTGGCTTCTACAGCCAGGCCGCCAGCACTCGCCTAGACCTACCCAGCAACGACACCCAAACACTGCTCAACGCCGCTTTGCCTCTGGTGGAGCGAATCTTCCAGCCGCACCGCCAGCTCGCCAAAGCCGGGGTACTGATGCAGCACCTGCAGAGCAGCGAGCAGCTGCAGCATCACCTGCTGGTGCCCTGCAGCGAAGCCGAGCAGCAACGGCGCGACAACTTGATGAACACAATCGACCGACTGAACCAGCGCTACGGCCGTGGCACCGTGCAATGGGCTGCCTGCGGACTGGATCCCAGTTGGGCCATGCGCCGGGAGCGACTGGGACGAGCCGCCACCACTCGGCTCAGTGATGTGCCGGTCGTGCGGGCCTAA
- the arsB gene encoding ACR3 family arsenite efflux transporter, translating to MGLFERFLSLWIALAIVAGVAIGALVPSLPDTLSSLELAGINLPIALLIWGMIYPMMLAVDFSAIGGLSRQPRGLLITVVVNWLIKPLTMTALAWVFIRGLFSSWIPVELGDQYVAGMILLGVAPCTAMVFVWSRLSDGDPNYTLVQVAVNDLIMVFAFAPIAALLLGVSEVLVPWDTLFAAVGLFVVVPLAAGCLTRLLLRSPGRIERLEQRLKPLSIVCLIGTVLLLFMVQARSILAEPLAILLIAVPLILQTYLIFWISAQWMRLWGQPRAIAAPGAMIGASNFFELAVAVAISLFGLQSGAALATVVGVLVEVPVMLSLVAIANRNRRLFPA from the coding sequence ATGGGGCTTTTTGAGCGGTTTCTTTCCCTTTGGATTGCTTTGGCGATCGTGGCTGGGGTCGCCATCGGCGCCCTGGTGCCCTCCCTGCCCGATACCTTGTCGAGCCTCGAGTTGGCCGGAATCAACCTGCCGATCGCTCTGCTGATCTGGGGAATGATTTATCCGATGATGCTGGCGGTGGATTTCTCCGCGATCGGAGGTCTCAGCCGTCAGCCGCGCGGTTTGCTCATCACCGTGGTGGTGAACTGGCTGATCAAGCCACTCACGATGACGGCCCTCGCCTGGGTGTTCATCCGCGGACTCTTCTCCAGTTGGATTCCCGTGGAGCTGGGGGATCAATACGTGGCCGGCATGATCCTGCTTGGCGTGGCCCCCTGCACGGCCATGGTCTTCGTCTGGAGCCGTCTCAGCGACGGCGATCCCAATTACACCCTGGTGCAGGTGGCGGTCAACGATCTGATCATGGTGTTCGCCTTTGCACCGATCGCTGCCCTTCTGCTGGGGGTCAGTGAGGTCTTGGTGCCCTGGGACACGCTGTTCGCTGCTGTCGGGCTGTTTGTCGTGGTGCCCTTGGCGGCCGGCTGCCTCACTCGGCTGTTGCTCCGCTCCCCTGGCCGGATTGAGCGTCTCGAACAGCGCCTCAAGCCACTCTCCATTGTTTGCTTGATCGGTACGGTGCTGCTGCTGTTCATGGTGCAGGCCCGCTCGATCCTTGCTGAGCCGCTGGCGATCCTGTTGATTGCTGTTCCTCTGATCCTGCAGACCTATCTGATCTTCTGGATCAGCGCCCAGTGGATGCGCCTCTGGGGCCAGCCCCGTGCCATTGCCGCGCCGGGGGCGATGATCGGCGCCTCCAATTTCTTTGAATTGGCCGTCGCTGTGGCGATCAGCCTGTTCGGGTTGCAATCGGGCGCTGCCCTGGCCACGGTGGTGGGCGTGTTGGTGGAGGTTCCCGTGATGCTGTCGCTGGTGGCCATCGCCAATCGCAACCGCCGTCTCTTTCCCGCCTGA